From the Sulfuriferula nivalis genome, the window TGTTGCTGCAACGCGTTCACCAATACGCCCACTGAACGCAGAGCTGCCTTTACGATTAAAGTCGCCTTCCAGACCATGTCCTATCGCTTCGTGGAGCAATATGCCGGGCCAGCCTGAGCCGAGTACGACAGTCATAGTACCAGCGGGTGCGGGTTTTGCTGAGAGATTAGTCAGCGCCTGATGCACGGCCTGCTCAGCATAATGCTTGAGCATGGCATCGGTGAAGTATTCATAGCTAAAACGACCACCACCACCTGCTGAACCTTGTTCGCGTCGTCCATCCTGTTCGGTGATGACTTGTAACGATAAGCGTACCAGCGGGCGCACATCTGCAGCCTGGTGGCCGTCAGAGCGAGCTACGAATACAACATCATATTCAGCAGCAAGGCTGGCCATGACTTGAGTGACGCGGTTGTCAGCAGCACGCGCATAACGTTCAAGTTTTTCCAGTAGCGCAACTTTATCTGCATCTTTCAGGCTGGTAAGCGGGTCTAGTGGTTGATAAAGGGCGCGGTCATTTTTACGAGTGACAGCATGGTGTGTGTGGCTGGCACCACTCTTGGCGATTGCGCGCGTCGCATCGCTGGCAGCAATCAGTGCGGCATTGCTGATATCGTCAGAATAGGCAAATGCAGTTTTTTCCCCTGAAACCGCACGCACACCCACGCCTTGTTCAATATTGAAGCTGCCTGATTTAACTTGGCCTTCTTCCAGACTCCAGCCTTCTGAGCGGGTGTATTGGAAATACAGATCCGCATAATCAAGCTGGTGGCTCATTAATCGACCGAATATGCTGTCGAGTTTCCCCGGTTCCAGGTTGTTTGGCACGAATAAGGTCTCATGCGCAGTTTGTAACAGTGTATCGGCGTTGGGGATATAGATACCTGTTTGCGTGCTCATTTTTCTGCCTTAGGAGATAGGTTGATTTTCAAGCGTGAACAATCCAGTGTGCGGTGTTTGAGTGCTGGTAAGCTGGCACGCAGGCTGGCTTGATAATCGCGGTTAATACCTGCCATGACAACGCCTGAGCCACGTGGCAGACGGTCAAGTATGACACCCCAAGGGTCAACTACCATGGAGTCGCCGTGTGTTTCACGACCTGATAAGTGGTAACCGCCTTGTGCAGGGGCGATAACGTAAGCCAGGTTTTCAATTGCCCGAGCGCGTATGAGCGTCTCAAAGTGTGCTTTACCCGTGGTCGCAGTAAAAGCTGCAGGTACGACGATGATGTCGACATCTGGCATGGCGCGGAATAGCTCAGGGAAACGTAAGTCATAGCAGATAGACAAGCCGACACGACCAAACGGCGTATCAACTACAACGATTTCATTGCCCGGTTCTATGGTGTTTTCTTCCTGATAATGTTCTGCACCTAAATCCAGACCAAACAAATGGATTTTGTCATAACGGGCAACTTGTTTACCTTTGTCATCATAGACCAGGCAACTATTGCGGACTTTATCGACATTGTCACAGGCGAGAGGAATAGAACCACCGATAAGCCAGATTTTGTGTTGTTTGGCTATGCGCGAGAGGAATGCCTGGATAGGGCCTTTGCCTTCGTTTTCTTTGGCAGATAACTTGTCAGTGTCTTTCAGACCCATGATGGCAAAGTATTCAGGCAGTGCGACTAATTTTGCACCTTGTTTGACAGCAGAAGCGATCAAACGCTCGGCTTCAGCCAGATTGGCTGCAACATTCGGACCTGATGCCATCTGTATCGCGGCGACACGTATTACCCCACTAGGAACGATTTTTTTATTGGCTTTGGATTTTGCAAAGCTCGAAGTGCTGTTTTTAGTCATGATAATTCTCCAGGCGGATAGAGTCAGTCGTGTTGGTCTTATTTAAGGTGATATTTGCTGCAGGTAAGCCTAATGCCAGTAACCACTGGCGAAGTTCGTTCGCATGTATGCTGGCATCATCAGTATCAGCATAGATGATTTTCATTTTTTCACCAGTCAGCATGGCATTCATGCAAGGTGCAATGTCAGTGTTGTCTCGAATAATGACACCAGTACGAGGTTGTAACCACAGGGCATCGTCTACGATGCAAGATTGCGCATGTGCAGCTAATGGGGCTAGCAGGGTGATGAATAGTAGTATCTTGTGTTTCATATTATTTGCTAATTTTAGTCACCGTTGGGTCGGTCCACGAACCCGTAATCATGTATTCAAATTTAACGGCTTGTCCAAATGGGTCTTTAAATAATTTCTGTGCAACATATACCCCCAAGCCTACCACGGGACCGCCGACTAATCCACTCGCCAGCGCAACGCTTTCGCTTAATTTTGGATTGATTTCTGCACGCAGTTGCTGAGTTTGCAGATTTAAATCTACAGAACCTGACATTTTGACTGCGGCAGCAGGACCTTGCATCTTAAAATCAGTGCTGTAAATCACACCGTGATTCAAGTTCATGTTGGCAGAAATTTCATCAAACGCAAAGCCGCTGCTAAATACATCTCTAAAATCCAGCCCTATATGTCGGGGTAGTGATTGTAAACTGAGCACACCCAGTAATTTGGCCGCGCCTGGATCGGCTTTGAGGAATTGGCCATTTTTCGCTAGCAGGTTAAAGTTACCCGCTAATGTTTTTATGGTCATATCTACAGGTGTTCCATCCCAGCTTGCTTGACCATCAATCACCGCTGTACCACGTTTAATGGTGTCGTTATGGTCAAATCGACTGAGGAACTGCCCTACATCATTAACTTCGAAATGTATTTTTGCATTGGTTTCAGGTGATGTGTGAGGCCGCCAGATTGCAGACATCAATAATTTGCTGTCTTTGTGTGTAAGCGCAATACGTTCGAAGTTTAATCCGTCAGGGATGGGGGATGCGCTGACTTCGAGTTTGCCTAAATTGCGTTCGCCTAATTGTAAGTCATCTACATTGAGATTCAGTTTGGGCCAGTCCGAGTTGCTCTCACTGCCATTGGAATCGCTATTGCTATTCGGTGTGCTGGGCAGTTGCAAGTGTTTGAAACTGGCTTCCAGCATATTAAAACCTGTCGCGCTGGTTTTGGGTGTCCAGGTAAGGTCGCCCTGCATGGCAGTGCTGTTCACATTGGCATGCCAATTGTCGGGACTGGCTTTGGCGTGGATCGCGACGTTATTAAAACGGCGATTGAATATGTCGAATTGATCAATGATCACATCGATCCCGGTGATGGGTAGCGTTGCGGCACTCGTGCTGGTGCCAACGTTGGCTATCCAGCCATCAATATCTGATGCGGCAAGTTTGCCTGTTACCCAGATTCCTTTTTGTTCAGGCAAGACAGCGTCACCATTGAAACGTATTGCGCCACGCTCGATTTGACTGCCTTTGCCTGCGGGGACTTCTAGCAGCAGTGCGTGAGCGATTTTGCCATAGCGTGCGCTAATGAGTGTGGTGTTAATTTTGTTGGGGTGGGTGCTAATGCTTAAAGCTTGGGGTTGACTGGCGATTTTTTGCAGTGGTGCCGGGAGTGTTGAAGCCATGCCGGTGAGATCGCTGGAAAACTCACTACTCAGTAATTTTCCATGATTTAAAACTATGCTGCCAGACCAGTTGCTGTTGCCGCTGATGTGTTTGAGTATATTGCTATTGAAATAAGGCTTTAGCCCTGTGGCATTCATCACGCCTGCCAGATTGATACGGGTCATGCCGCCATTTATCGTTTGTGCAGACAAGGTGGCTGGACCATCAAGCAGGCGCAGTTTCAATGTGGGCGCGCTGATGCCTGACTGGGTGAAATTAAGTTTGCCAGTGACGGCTGCAAGCGGCGGGATAGGTGGTGCAGGCGTAATATTGTTGTTAGTAAAGCTCAAGACGCCGGCTACGGTGCTGTCTATGCTGTGACGCAACGGTATGTTGAGTGATAACTGTAATTGCGCATCACCCGTTGCTGTCGCACCAAGGGTGAGCTGGTCTAATGCGGCAGCAATTGGGCTGTTGTTGGTGAAGTTGATGAAGTCATTTAAACCACCATTGGCAGTTCCAGTTACGCTGAGAATTTCGTCCGGATC encodes:
- the tldD gene encoding metalloprotease TldD, giving the protein MSTQTGIYIPNADTLLQTAHETLFVPNNLEPGKLDSIFGRLMSHQLDYADLYFQYTRSEGWSLEEGQVKSGSFNIEQGVGVRAVSGEKTAFAYSDDISNAALIAASDATRAIAKSGASHTHHAVTRKNDRALYQPLDPLTSLKDADKVALLEKLERYARAADNRVTQVMASLAAEYDVVFVARSDGHQAADVRPLVRLSLQVITEQDGRREQGSAGGGGRFSYEYFTDAMLKHYAEQAVHQALTNLSAKPAPAGTMTVVLGSGWPGILLHEAIGHGLEGDFNRKGSSAFSGRIGERVAATGVTVVDDGTIANRRGSLNIDDEGNPTECTTLIENGILKGYMQDTLNARLMGVPVTGNARRESFAHIPMPRMTNTYMLNGDKDPKEIIASVKHGLYAANFGGGQVDITSGKFVFSAAEAYMIENGKITYPVKGATLIGNGPDVLTRVSMIGNDMSLDPGVGTCGKEGQSVPVGVGQPTLRIDGLTVGGTS
- a CDS encoding carbon-nitrogen hydrolase family protein, with the translated sequence MTKNSTSSFAKSKANKKIVPSGVIRVAAIQMASGPNVAANLAEAERLIASAVKQGAKLVALPEYFAIMGLKDTDKLSAKENEGKGPIQAFLSRIAKQHKIWLIGGSIPLACDNVDKVRNSCLVYDDKGKQVARYDKIHLFGLDLGAEHYQEENTIEPGNEIVVVDTPFGRVGLSICYDLRFPELFRAMPDVDIIVVPAAFTATTGKAHFETLIRARAIENLAYVIAPAQGGYHLSGRETHGDSMVVDPWGVILDRLPRGSGVVMAGINRDYQASLRASLPALKHRTLDCSRLKINLSPKAEK
- a CDS encoding YhdP family protein; the protein is MLATSRRWISFSLRYIALPLILAIVILIASLRLWLLPHLDDWRDDIAQSISTAAKQKITLGKLTADWQGWHPHLRIQQLRVYDVNNRPALQLMNIETTLSWTSLFHGELRLAKLAVDDLTLNIHRTQDGTLYLAGINLNRKTNNSQFTDWLLKQREIIVSHATLAWQDDMRPAPLLLVREVNFDLHNRGRNHQFRLTATPPESLAQPLVVTGQFSGTTLADLSAWQGLIALDLKQVNLAQWQPWVTLPIGLNRGFGNLALQLQIAQKQIIAINANTNLQQLSLQTKPNLPRLNLLSLSGLMKWKQLGSAQSLDLQHISLRTTDLAYIAPFDFYLRYAPATAKTPASGKLTANNLWLQSFARMAPYVPLTPLQRSKLGLHRPQGRLQQFSATWQGVITAPDKYHVQGKFYQLGMVTADNGTSFNRLSGQLDVDQDSGTLAIASPGAQFNLPSILFEPNINLDTLTAQLKWQRKASRYTFKLSEATYANADLAGKAFGEYQWQAGQRGVIDITGGLSRGNGKAVPHYIPLAAKQHTYDWIRTNLLDGQANDVKFRIVGDLSRYPFHNDKNGLLDINIKVTNGVLRPAPTYPAIDHINADVHFTGTRMTVTAQQGNLYGAKLSHVTAELPDLYDPDEILSVTGTANGGLNDFINFTNNSPIAAALDQLTLGATATGDAQLQLSLNIPLRHSIDSTVAGVLSFTNNNITPAPPIPPLAAVTGKLNFTQSGISAPTLKLRLLDGPATLSAQTINGGMTRINLAGVMNATGLKPYFNSNILKHISGNSNWSGSIVLNHGKLLSSEFSSDLTGMASTLPAPLQKIASQPQALSISTHPNKINTTLISARYGKIAHALLLEVPAGKGSQIERGAIRFNGDAVLPEQKGIWVTGKLAASDIDGWIANVGTSTSAATLPITGIDVIIDQFDIFNRRFNNVAIHAKASPDNWHANVNSTAMQGDLTWTPKTSATGFNMLEASFKHLQLPSTPNSNSDSNGSESNSDWPKLNLNVDDLQLGERNLGKLEVSASPIPDGLNFERIALTHKDSKLLMSAIWRPHTSPETNAKIHFEVNDVGQFLSRFDHNDTIKRGTAVIDGQASWDGTPVDMTIKTLAGNFNLLAKNGQFLKADPGAAKLLGVLSLQSLPRHIGLDFRDVFSSGFAFDEISANMNLNHGVIYSTDFKMQGPAAAVKMSGSVDLNLQTQQLRAEINPKLSESVALASGLVGGPVVGLGVYVAQKLFKDPFGQAVKFEYMITGSWTDPTVTKISK